Proteins from a single region of Streptomyces spectabilis:
- a CDS encoding TrmH family RNA methyltransferase: MSGTDEGGGPGTADAVRGWRELAGTSVLLDGFHALKHALRFGARVPVALTSDKAAALALAADLAPDVADALDALLAETDDATLRALVPRLHPTAVAALAVRPSRAANLEVLASRPRTAPVIVLDDPRNLGNAGAVIRLAAGFGATGVVTTGTLDPWHPTVVRGGAGLHFATAVERLDIAELPPGPAFALDAEGEDIRGLKLPDDAVLAFGSERSGLSPELRARAEHLVSLPMRPQVSSYNLATSVGMALFHWSSLHGPAGGLPGAQD, from the coding sequence ATGAGCGGTACGGATGAGGGCGGCGGGCCGGGCACGGCGGACGCGGTGCGCGGGTGGCGGGAGCTCGCCGGGACGTCGGTGCTGCTGGACGGCTTTCACGCGCTGAAGCACGCGCTGCGCTTCGGCGCGCGCGTCCCGGTGGCGCTGACGAGCGACAAGGCGGCCGCGCTCGCCCTCGCGGCGGACCTCGCGCCGGATGTCGCGGACGCGCTCGACGCGCTGCTCGCCGAGACCGACGACGCGACGCTGCGCGCCCTGGTGCCCCGGCTGCACCCCACAGCGGTGGCCGCCCTGGCGGTCCGCCCGTCCCGTGCGGCCAACCTGGAGGTGCTGGCGAGCAGGCCGCGGACCGCGCCCGTGATCGTCCTCGACGATCCGCGCAACCTCGGCAACGCCGGGGCGGTGATCCGGCTCGCCGCCGGCTTCGGCGCGACGGGCGTGGTGACGACCGGCACGCTCGACCCCTGGCATCCCACGGTGGTCCGCGGCGGTGCGGGGCTGCACTTCGCCACGGCCGTGGAGCGCCTGGACATCGCTGAGCTGCCCCCGGGCCCGGCGTTCGCGCTCGACGCCGAGGGCGAGGACATCCGGGGTCTTAAGCTCCCCGACGACGCCGTCCTCGCCTTCGGGTCCGAGCGCAGCGGCCTGTCCCCGGAGCTGCGTGCGCGCGCCGAGCACCTGGTGTCCCTGCCGATGCGGCCGCAGGTGTCCAGCTACAACCTGGCGACGAGCGTCGGCATGGCGCTGTTCCACTGGTCGTCGCTCCACGGCCCGGCGGGCGGGCTGCCGGGGGCGCAGGACTGA
- the paaC gene encoding 1,2-phenylacetyl-CoA epoxidase subunit PaaC gives MTTTPRTADIAALALGDDALVLSHRLGEWAGHAPVLEEEVALANIALDLLGQARVLLSLAGDEDELAFLREERAFRNVQLVEQPNGDFAHTIARQLYFSTYQHLLYARLATTDSELAPLAAKAAKEVAYHQDHAEQWTLRLGDGTAESHERMRHGLDALWRYTGELFQPVPGLDIDWQTLREQWTTTVTTVIEKATLTVPEGPQSGAWTAGAGREGLHTESFGRMLAEMQHLHRSHPGASW, from the coding sequence GTGACCACCACACCCCGCACCGCCGACATCGCGGCCCTGGCCCTCGGCGACGACGCGCTGGTGCTCTCGCACCGCCTGGGAGAGTGGGCGGGCCACGCCCCCGTCCTCGAAGAAGAAGTCGCCCTGGCGAACATCGCCCTGGACCTCCTCGGCCAGGCCCGCGTCCTGCTGTCCCTCGCCGGCGACGAGGACGAGCTGGCGTTCCTGCGCGAGGAGCGCGCCTTCCGCAACGTCCAGCTGGTCGAGCAGCCGAACGGCGACTTCGCCCACACCATCGCCCGCCAGCTCTACTTCTCCACCTATCAGCACCTGCTCTACGCCCGACTGGCCACCACGGACAGCGAGTTGGCCCCCTTGGCAGCGAAGGCCGCCAAGGAAGTCGCCTACCACCAGGACCACGCCGAGCAGTGGACGCTCCGCCTCGGCGACGGCACGGCGGAGAGCCACGAGCGGATGCGGCACGGCCTGGACGCCCTGTGGCGGTACACAGGAGAGCTGTTCCAGCCGGTGCCCGGCCTGGACATCGACTGGCAGACGCTGCGCGAGCAGTGGACCACCACTGTCACCACAGTCATCGAGAAGGCCACGCTCACCGTCCCGGAAGGCCCGCAGAGCGGCGCCTGGACGGCGGGCGCCGGACGCGAGGGCCTGCACACGGAGTCGTTCGGCCGGATGCTCGCCGAAATGCAGCACCTGCACCGCAGCCACCCGGGGGCATCATGGTGA
- the paaB gene encoding 1,2-phenylacetyl-CoA epoxidase subunit PaaB → MSNSTEWPLWEVFVRSRRGLSHTHAGSLHAPDAEMALRNARDLYTRRSEGVSIWVVPSAEITASSPDEKDSFFEPAADKPYRHPTFYDIPEGVKHL, encoded by the coding sequence ATGAGCAACTCGACCGAATGGCCCCTGTGGGAAGTGTTCGTGCGCTCGCGCCGCGGCCTCTCCCACACCCACGCGGGCAGCCTGCACGCCCCGGACGCCGAAATGGCCCTGCGCAACGCCCGCGATCTGTACACCCGCAGAAGCGAAGGCGTCTCCATCTGGGTCGTGCCGTCGGCCGAGATCACGGCCTCGTCCCCGGACGAGAAGGACTCCTTCTTCGAACCGGCCGCGGACAAGCCGTACCGCCACCCGACGTTCTACGACATCCCGGAAGGAGTGAAGCACCTGTGA
- the paaE gene encoding 1,2-phenylacetyl-CoA epoxidase subunit PaaE: MARFHQLRVAAVEQLTDDSVALTFDVPPALREDYRYTPGQHLALRRVVDGVEIRRTYSICSSAPAPQAAGEPSTLRVGVRVVDGGAFSTYAHKEIAVGDELEVMTPAGRFTLDPAPGRYAAVVGGSGITPVLSIVTTLLEREPRARFCLIRSDRTTASTMFLEEVADLKDRWPDRFQLVTVLSREEQQAGLTSGRLDGERLAALLPALLTVPEVDGWFLCGPYGLVQSAERTLRSLGVDRRRIHEEIFHVDDAPQATATVPVPEHSTVTVTLDGRSGTWPVQSGETLLDTVLRNRADAPFACKGGVCGTCRAFKVSGDVRMDRNFALEPEETEAGYVLACQSHPTTDKVELDFDR; this comes from the coding sequence ATGGCGCGCTTCCACCAGCTGCGCGTAGCGGCCGTCGAGCAGCTCACCGACGACTCCGTGGCCCTGACCTTCGACGTCCCCCCGGCTCTGCGCGAGGACTACCGCTACACCCCGGGCCAGCACCTGGCCCTGCGCCGCGTCGTCGACGGCGTCGAGATCCGGCGCACCTACTCGATCTGTTCCTCGGCCCCGGCCCCCCAAGCCGCCGGGGAACCGAGCACGTTGCGGGTCGGCGTGCGCGTGGTGGACGGCGGCGCCTTCTCGACGTACGCGCACAAGGAAATAGCCGTGGGCGACGAGCTGGAGGTGATGACCCCGGCGGGCCGCTTCACCCTGGACCCCGCCCCCGGCCGGTATGCGGCGGTGGTCGGCGGCAGCGGCATCACCCCGGTGCTCTCCATCGTCACCACGCTCCTGGAGCGGGAACCGCGCGCCCGGTTCTGCCTGATCCGCAGCGACCGCACCACGGCGTCCACGATGTTCCTGGAGGAGGTCGCCGACCTCAAGGACCGCTGGCCGGACCGGTTCCAGCTGGTGACGGTGCTCTCCCGCGAGGAGCAGCAGGCCGGGCTCACCTCCGGGCGGCTTGACGGGGAGCGGCTCGCGGCCCTGCTGCCCGCCCTTCTCACGGTGCCCGAGGTCGACGGCTGGTTCCTGTGCGGCCCGTACGGCCTGGTGCAGAGCGCGGAGCGGACCCTGCGGTCCCTCGGCGTGGACCGGCGCCGCATCCACGAGGAGATATTCCACGTCGACGACGCCCCCCAGGCGACCGCGACCGTCCCAGTGCCTGAGCACAGCACGGTCACCGTGACTCTCGACGGCCGCTCCGGCACCTGGCCGGTGCAGTCGGGCGAGACGCTCCTCGACACGGTGCTGCGCAACCGCGCGGACGCGCCGTTCGCCTGCAAGGGCGGCGTCTGCGGCACCTGCCGGGCCTTCAAGGTCTCCGGCGACGTCCGGATGGACCGGAACTTCGCGCTGGAGCCGGAGGAGACCGAAGCCGGATACGTCCTGGCCTGCCAGTCCCACCCGACCACGGACAAGGTGGAGCTGGACTTCGACCGCTGA
- a CDS encoding DUF5819 family protein, whose protein sequence is MPGGGGSSTDDGPPLGPPTGIAGLPRGYQLAAALALALVAVTVCVHLGMMFLHVAPANTLSKEHGKKIYDWVYPEFEQNWKLFAPNPLQQNVAVQARAQLRTADGGHRITDWYDLSAQDGAAIDHNLLPSHTQQNELRRAWDFFVSTHDAQNRATGLRGEISERYVRRIVLLRIDRQEPLARGESIDQVQVRSRTTGVRPPKWSDEKANVKPVLRLLPWWSVTPDDLPLADDTRARRDVAAEGSGAR, encoded by the coding sequence GTGCCCGGCGGTGGTGGCTCCTCGACCGACGACGGCCCCCCGCTCGGCCCGCCCACCGGCATCGCCGGTCTCCCCCGCGGCTACCAGCTCGCCGCCGCCCTCGCGCTCGCGCTGGTCGCCGTCACCGTCTGCGTACACCTCGGGATGATGTTCCTGCACGTCGCCCCGGCGAACACCCTGAGCAAGGAGCACGGCAAGAAGATCTACGACTGGGTGTACCCGGAGTTCGAGCAGAACTGGAAGCTGTTCGCGCCCAATCCGCTTCAGCAGAACGTCGCGGTGCAGGCCCGTGCGCAGCTGCGCACCGCGGACGGCGGCCATCGGATCACGGACTGGTACGACCTGTCGGCGCAGGACGGCGCGGCCATCGACCACAACCTCCTGCCGAGCCACACCCAGCAGAACGAACTGCGCCGGGCCTGGGACTTCTTCGTCTCGACGCACGACGCGCAGAATCGTGCCACCGGTCTGCGCGGTGAGATCTCCGAGCGCTACGTCCGCCGTATCGTGCTGCTGCGCATCGACCGGCAGGAGCCGCTCGCGCGCGGTGAGTCGATCGACCAGGTGCAGGTCCGGTCGCGGACGACGGGTGTGCGGCCGCCGAAGTGGAGTGATGAGAAGGCCAATGTGAAACCGGTCCTCCGGTTGCTGCCGTGGTGGTCGGTGACCCCGGACGACCTGCCGCTCGCCGACGACACGCGGGCGCGGCGGGACGTCGCCGCCGAGGGGAGCGGTGCCCGGTGA
- a CDS encoding acyl-CoA dehydrogenase family protein → MDFTFTEEQQAALEAAQALFADVVPDGVPSPSLTPGAVADDFDRALWARLAEADLLSLLLAPEHGGSGLDAIALCLVLREAAKVLARVPLLESSAAAYTVQTHGGDELKQRILTRAARGEVVLTVAAHGRTGHDGAELAVSARPDGTDWLLDGAQTAVAWAYNADFILVPATAPEGRTVLALVPRAAQGLSLAEQTSTTGERLGELRLDSVRVPHADLITTEGAWEFLRDLLTTGTCALALGLGTRVLRMTSEYTGKREQFGHPIATFQAVAVQAADRYIDLRAMEATLWQAAWRLSTPDRTAPGDGLLPVAADIAVAKTWAADGVRRVVQTAQHLHGGFGADTDYPLHRYHAWAKHLELSLGPAAAHEEALGDVLAAHALG, encoded by the coding sequence GTGGACTTCACCTTCACCGAGGAACAGCAGGCGGCGCTCGAAGCGGCCCAAGCGCTCTTCGCCGATGTCGTACCGGACGGCGTGCCCAGCCCTTCGCTCACCCCCGGTGCCGTCGCCGATGACTTCGACCGCGCCCTGTGGGCCAGGCTCGCCGAGGCCGACCTGCTCAGCCTGCTCCTCGCCCCCGAGCACGGCGGCTCGGGCCTCGACGCCATCGCGCTCTGCCTGGTCCTGCGCGAAGCGGCGAAGGTGCTCGCCCGCGTCCCGCTCCTGGAGTCCAGCGCGGCCGCGTACACCGTGCAGACCCACGGCGGCGACGAGTTGAAACAGCGGATCCTCACGCGGGCCGCCCGCGGCGAGGTCGTCCTGACCGTCGCCGCGCACGGCCGCACCGGTCACGACGGCGCCGAACTCGCCGTCTCCGCACGGCCCGACGGCACCGACTGGCTGCTCGACGGCGCCCAGACCGCCGTGGCCTGGGCGTACAACGCCGACTTCATCCTCGTACCGGCCACCGCCCCCGAAGGCCGTACCGTCCTCGCCCTCGTCCCCCGCGCCGCCCAGGGCCTCAGCCTCGCCGAGCAGACCTCCACCACCGGCGAACGCCTCGGCGAACTACGCCTTGACTCCGTGCGCGTCCCCCACGCAGACCTCATCACCACCGAAGGCGCCTGGGAGTTCCTGCGCGACCTGCTCACCACCGGCACCTGTGCGCTCGCCCTTGGCCTCGGCACCAGGGTGCTTCGCATGACCAGCGAATACACCGGCAAGCGCGAGCAGTTCGGCCACCCCATCGCCACCTTCCAGGCCGTCGCGGTCCAGGCCGCCGACCGCTACATCGATCTGCGCGCGATGGAAGCGACCCTCTGGCAGGCCGCCTGGCGCCTGAGCACACCGGACCGCACGGCACCGGGCGACGGGCTGCTGCCGGTCGCCGCCGACATAGCCGTGGCCAAGACCTGGGCCGCGGACGGCGTACGCCGCGTCGTACAGACGGCACAACACCTGCACGGCGGCTTCGGCGCCGACACCGACTACCCCCTGCACCGCTACCACGCCTGGGCCAAGCACCTGGAGCTCTCCCTCGGCCCGGCGGCAGCCCACGAGGAAGCACTGGGCGACGTACTCGCCGCGCACGCACTGGGCTGA
- a CDS encoding HTTM domain-containing protein, giving the protein MSSPKERTVPRLDPLGRGLQRVTAQALGPYQSAVVRIGFAATWLLFLLRELPHRDELYGPDSPWGWDMARQLISENDAFTVLMWSDAQLWFEFVYGFAVLTSALLLVGWRTRTMSVLFMIGVLSLQNRSIFMGDGGDNVIHLMAIYLVFTRCGQVWSLDARRRARARADGTEQADGAWRVDRVGPVLWAVLGTALALVTGMDELGWFWLVLFWGLWASQGLWWAAGRYAPRGAQRLLLDVVANLAHNAALLVIMVEACLIYATAGWYKIQGSRWQDGTAVYYPLNLDYFSPWPTLSELLSSHGVMILIITYGTVIVQVAFPFTLLNRRVKNVLLTLMICEHAVIAVVLGLPFFSLAMIAADAVFLPTSFLRRVGSWVARARGALSARLPLSRLSRGSRLSRGPAAPETAPQGGQSAQESAEHARVGFGA; this is encoded by the coding sequence GTGAGCAGTCCGAAGGAGCGCACAGTGCCGCGTCTCGACCCCCTCGGGCGGGGGCTCCAGCGCGTCACCGCGCAGGCCCTCGGTCCGTACCAGTCCGCGGTGGTCCGCATCGGCTTCGCGGCGACGTGGCTGCTGTTCCTGCTGCGCGAACTGCCGCACCGCGACGAGCTGTACGGGCCCGACAGCCCGTGGGGCTGGGACATGGCACGGCAGCTGATCTCCGAGAACGACGCGTTCACGGTGCTCATGTGGTCCGACGCGCAGCTCTGGTTCGAGTTCGTCTACGGCTTCGCCGTGCTCACCAGCGCGCTGCTCCTCGTGGGGTGGCGTACGCGGACCATGTCCGTGCTGTTCATGATCGGCGTCCTCTCGCTGCAGAACCGCAGCATCTTCATGGGCGACGGCGGTGACAACGTCATCCATCTGATGGCGATCTACCTGGTGTTCACGCGCTGCGGCCAGGTGTGGTCCCTGGACGCGCGACGGCGGGCACGCGCGCGTGCGGACGGCACCGAGCAGGCGGACGGGGCGTGGCGCGTGGACCGGGTGGGCCCCGTGCTGTGGGCGGTGCTCGGGACCGCGCTGGCCCTCGTGACGGGCATGGATGAGCTCGGCTGGTTCTGGCTGGTGCTCTTCTGGGGTCTGTGGGCCTCCCAGGGGCTGTGGTGGGCCGCCGGACGGTACGCGCCGCGCGGAGCGCAGCGGCTGCTGCTCGACGTCGTCGCCAACCTCGCGCACAACGCGGCCCTGCTCGTGATCATGGTCGAGGCGTGTCTGATCTACGCGACGGCGGGCTGGTACAAGATCCAGGGGAGCCGCTGGCAGGACGGGACGGCGGTCTACTACCCGCTGAACCTGGACTACTTCTCGCCCTGGCCCACACTGTCCGAGCTGCTGTCCTCGCACGGCGTGATGATCCTGATCATCACCTACGGGACGGTGATCGTGCAGGTCGCCTTCCCGTTCACCCTGCTCAACCGGCGCGTGAAGAACGTGCTGTTGACGCTGATGATCTGTGAGCACGCCGTCATCGCGGTGGTCCTCGGCCTCCCGTTCTTCTCGCTCGCGATGATCGCGGCCGACGCGGTGTTCCTGCCGACGTCGTTCCTGCGGCGGGTCGGGTCGTGGGTGGCACGCGCGCGTGGGGCGCTGTCCGCCCGTCTGCCGCTGTCGCGCCTCTCCCGGGGCTCCCGCCTCTCCCGGGGTCCTGCGGCGCCGGAGACGGCCCCGCAGGGCGGTCAGAGCGCCCAGGAGAGCGCCGAGCACGCGCGCGTAGGCTTCGGTGCATGA
- the paaD gene encoding 1,2-phenylacetyl-CoA epoxidase subunit PaaD, giving the protein MVTTAPTALEERLLALAGSVPDPELPVLTLAELGVVRAVHVSAPGRVEVELTPTYTGCPAIEAMSADIEQVLHDHGVADVKVRTVLSPAWSTDDISAEGRRKLAEFGIAPPRPHAADGPVPLTLAVRCPHCGSTDTELLSRFSSTACKALRRCVACREPFDHFKEL; this is encoded by the coding sequence ATGGTGACCACCGCCCCCACCGCGCTCGAAGAGCGGCTGCTCGCCCTGGCGGGCTCGGTGCCCGACCCCGAGCTGCCCGTTCTGACCCTCGCCGAGCTGGGCGTGGTCCGCGCCGTCCACGTCAGCGCCCCCGGCCGGGTCGAGGTCGAACTGACGCCGACGTACACCGGCTGCCCCGCGATCGAGGCCATGTCCGCCGACATAGAGCAGGTCCTCCACGACCACGGCGTGGCCGACGTCAAGGTCCGCACGGTGCTCTCCCCGGCCTGGTCCACGGACGACATCAGCGCCGAAGGCCGCCGCAAGCTCGCCGAGTTCGGCATCGCCCCGCCCCGCCCGCACGCCGCCGACGGGCCCGTACCGCTCACCCTCGCCGTCCGCTGCCCCCACTGCGGCTCCACCGACACCGAGCTGCTCAGCCGCTTCTCGTCCACGGCCTGCAAGGCCCTGCGCCGCTGCGTCGCCTGCCGCGAACCCTTCGACCACTTCAAGGAGCTGTGA
- the paaN gene encoding phenylacetic acid degradation protein PaaN: MAAELTAHQLIAKHRPTLDQALEAISTRAYWSPHPEHPKAYGENGSLSLPEGKTAFESLLNGRFDLDQPGTDDWTGAEVSPFGPELGITYPHPDVDTLLPAMRAGLRAWRDAGAEARAAVCLEILSRISARTHEFAHAVMHTSGQAFMMAFQAGGPHAQDRGLEAVAYAYAEQSRTPGTAEWNKPQGKRDPLVLTKRFTPVGRGIALLIGCNTFPTWNGYPGLFASLATGNAVLVKPHPRAVLPLALTVRVAREVLTEAGFDPNLVAIAAERPGEGIAKTLAVRPEIKIIDYTGSTSFGDWLETHARQAQVYTEKAGVNTVVIESTDNYKGMLANLAFSLSLYSGQMCTTPQNLLIPREGIATDAGAKSYDEVVTDLAGAVSGLLGDDARANGILGALVNPDVKARLEAAPGIGEVALPSREIANPEFPDAVVRTPVIVKLDGAKPDAEAAYLSECFGPVSFAVAVDSAADAVDLLRRTVRDKGAMTVGAYTTSDDVSSAVEEACLDESAQLSLNLTGGVYVNQTAAFSDFHGSGGNPAANAALCDSAFVANRFRVVEIRKEA, translated from the coding sequence ATGGCCGCCGAACTCACCGCGCACCAGCTGATCGCCAAGCACCGGCCCACGCTCGACCAGGCCCTTGAGGCCATCAGCACGCGCGCGTACTGGTCGCCGCACCCCGAGCACCCCAAGGCCTATGGGGAGAACGGCAGCTTGAGCCTGCCGGAAGGCAAGACCGCCTTCGAGTCCCTCCTGAACGGCCGATTCGACCTCGACCAGCCCGGCACCGACGACTGGACGGGCGCGGAAGTCTCCCCCTTCGGCCCCGAGTTGGGCATCACGTATCCGCACCCGGACGTGGACACCCTGCTCCCCGCAATGCGCGCGGGCCTGCGCGCCTGGCGCGACGCGGGCGCCGAGGCGCGCGCGGCGGTCTGTCTGGAGATCCTCTCCCGCATCAGCGCCCGCACGCACGAGTTCGCGCACGCGGTCATGCACACCAGCGGCCAGGCCTTCATGATGGCGTTCCAGGCGGGCGGCCCGCACGCCCAGGACCGGGGCCTGGAGGCGGTGGCGTATGCCTATGCCGAGCAGTCCCGCACCCCGGGCACCGCCGAGTGGAACAAGCCCCAGGGCAAGCGCGACCCCCTGGTCCTCACCAAGCGCTTCACCCCGGTCGGCCGCGGCATCGCCCTGCTGATCGGCTGCAACACCTTCCCGACGTGGAACGGCTACCCCGGACTCTTCGCCTCCCTCGCCACGGGCAACGCGGTCCTGGTGAAGCCCCACCCGCGCGCGGTGCTCCCGCTCGCCCTGACCGTGCGGGTCGCCCGCGAGGTGCTCACCGAGGCGGGCTTCGATCCGAACCTGGTCGCGATCGCCGCCGAGCGCCCCGGCGAAGGCATCGCCAAGACCCTCGCCGTCCGCCCCGAAATCAAGATCATCGACTACACGGGCTCCACGTCCTTCGGCGACTGGCTGGAGACCCACGCCCGCCAGGCCCAGGTCTACACGGAGAAAGCCGGTGTGAACACGGTCGTCATCGAGTCGACCGACAACTACAAGGGCATGCTGGCGAACCTCGCCTTCTCCCTGTCGCTGTACAGCGGTCAGATGTGCACGACCCCGCAGAACCTCCTCATCCCGCGCGAGGGCATCGCGACGGACGCGGGCGCCAAGTCGTACGACGAGGTGGTCACGGACCTCGCCGGCGCGGTGAGCGGCCTCCTGGGCGACGACGCCCGGGCCAACGGCATCCTGGGCGCCCTGGTCAACCCGGACGTGAAGGCCCGCCTGGAGGCCGCGCCCGGCATCGGCGAAGTCGCCCTGCCCTCACGGGAGATCGCCAACCCGGAGTTCCCGGACGCCGTGGTGCGCACCCCGGTGATCGTGAAGCTGGACGGTGCGAAGCCGGACGCCGAGGCCGCGTATCTGAGCGAGTGCTTCGGCCCGGTGTCGTTCGCCGTCGCCGTGGACTCCGCGGCGGACGCGGTGGACCTGCTGCGGCGCACGGTGCGCGACAAGGGCGCCATGACGGTCGGCGCGTACACCACGTCCGACGACGTCTCCTCCGCCGTCGAGGAGGCCTGCCTGGACGAGAGCGCCCAGCTGTCACTGAACCTGACCGGCGGGGTCTATGTGAACCAGACCGCGGCGTTCTCGGACTTCCACGGCTCCGGCGGCAACCCGGCGGCGAACGCCGCGCTGTGCGACAGCGCCTTCGTGGCCAACCGCTTCCGGGTGGTGGAGATCCGCAAGGAGGCGTGA
- the paaA gene encoding 1,2-phenylacetyl-CoA epoxidase subunit PaaA — MATAHKAPDVARDGAAAAAVVTDITELEAVFDAAVAADERIEPRDWMPDAYRATLVRQIAQHAHSEIIGMQPEANWITRAPSLRRKAILMAKVQDEAGHGLYLYSAAETLGVSRDELLDKLHSGRQKYSSIFNYPTLTWADVGAIGWLVDGAAITNQVPLCRCSYGPYARAMVRVCKEESFHQRQGYELLLALSRGTPEQHAMAQDAVDRWWWPSLMMFGPPDAESSHSEQSMTWKIKRHSNDELRQRFVDICVPQAESLGLTLPDPDLRWNEERGEHDFGPIDWSEFWSVLKGNGPCNEQRLTQRKQAHDEGAWVRDAAAAYAAKHSDHDKDRRPAAPGTPAEATA, encoded by the coding sequence ATGGCGACAGCGCACAAGGCGCCCGACGTGGCGAGGGACGGGGCTGCGGCCGCCGCCGTGGTCACGGACATCACCGAGCTCGAGGCCGTCTTCGACGCGGCCGTGGCGGCCGACGAGCGCATCGAGCCCCGCGACTGGATGCCCGACGCCTATCGCGCGACGCTCGTGCGCCAGATCGCGCAGCACGCCCACTCCGAGATCATCGGCATGCAGCCGGAGGCGAACTGGATCACGCGCGCCCCGTCGCTGCGCCGCAAGGCGATCCTGATGGCCAAGGTCCAGGACGAGGCGGGCCACGGCCTGTATCTGTACAGCGCGGCGGAGACGCTCGGTGTCAGCCGCGACGAGCTGCTCGACAAGCTGCACTCGGGCCGCCAGAAGTACTCATCGATCTTCAACTACCCGACGTTGACGTGGGCGGACGTGGGCGCCATCGGCTGGCTCGTCGACGGCGCAGCGATCACCAACCAAGTCCCCCTGTGCCGCTGCTCGTACGGCCCGTACGCACGCGCGATGGTCCGCGTCTGCAAGGAGGAGTCCTTCCACCAGCGCCAGGGGTATGAGCTGCTGCTCGCCCTGAGCCGCGGCACCCCCGAGCAGCACGCCATGGCCCAGGACGCCGTGGACCGCTGGTGGTGGCCCTCCCTGATGATGTTCGGCCCCCCGGACGCCGAGTCGTCGCACTCCGAGCAGTCCATGACCTGGAAGATCAAGCGCCACTCGAACGACGAGCTGCGCCAGCGCTTCGTGGACATCTGCGTCCCCCAGGCCGAGTCCCTCGGCCTCACCCTGCCCGACCCCGACCTGCGGTGGAACGAGGAGCGGGGAGAGCACGACTTCGGCCCCATCGACTGGAGCGAGTTCTGGTCGGTCCTCAAGGGCAACGGCCCGTGCAATGAGCAGCGCCTCACCCAGCGCAAGCAGGCCCACGACGAAGGCGCCTGGGTGCGCGACGCGGCGGCCGCGTACGCCGCCAAGCACAGCGACCACGACAAGGACCGCCGCCCCGCGGCGCCCGGCACCCCGGCGGAGGCGACCGCATGA